The following coding sequences lie in one Niabella agricola genomic window:
- a CDS encoding ligand-binding sensor domain-containing protein, giving the protein MDKGLSQSQVTSITQDVRHYLWIGTIAGLNRFDGARFKTFTKKDGILSNVIMALYSASNGDVWISTTKGLSRYDGYRFGNLKMPVPKTSHDFSVITEDASGNIYAYDFWNGLFVVKGNTITKVPLPPGAKSPTCSYRDQKKKLWVYFYQQGFYELLNGTWTKKIELPGLMPREFVRSMTESNGIYYAITNKGTLLKIQGEHIIQRKQYNGSFKSINIDEEHNLWIAAAHGALLIDSGTLLVKEVLNAQNGLSDNMVNIIFKDNNGNCWFGTDGDGLFKYSGGPFIRYDKNNGLIGNVVMGFAKDKNGQLFTGTREGALLKYNAAKKTFQPIDPLQKAIRGVNCLGSDPGGNIYVGTMENRLLKISNGRVSEILLEKDYRPGIFTIKSYGNKVCVHTTMGSYWVEGTRVQKIVGAIGAVNSIALGNNEILAGGSKGCFIFASTGAARPLRIPELEDVNIACFEQVGNYIVIGSFDEGLFFWDQAHNRVRVFNRESGLADNNVFAIMKDSGGNLWVGTSSGVQQLQLDTATGHIRIRLFNIADGYEPSETNLNAMIEGDDHSIWIGTTKGVYIYNPVADRKRTVGIPVTVIESVDYPGCSNTKKEDLSVWEHLPKYPKIAFANNSISFNFKGIYLRDPASLLYTYKLEGYDTAFSRPQRETSLNYMGLPPGRYVFKVRAVTHEGVVSANTVAYPFTIITPYYKTTWFMGLLVLSLVGIGWATQLIYTNQQRKRRKEIRKIQEQEQQKIREQTAADFHDELGNKLTRISILADVLQHKTDPADEEKNKIIRQIKSNALGLYTGTREIIWSLSKESNNLNEVLLTIRQTGMELFSDTAVQFVFTGLPDTDAAIKIPPGYNRHIIMIFKELLSNSMRHAGATRVMIVCRKLDPDKIGIYFTDNGIGFNKDQTRGHGLNNIQQRAEKIGGHMQLRSARHEGTSCSLIFSLKQ; this is encoded by the coding sequence GTGGACAAGGGGTTGAGCCAGTCGCAGGTTACCAGTATTACGCAGGACGTACGGCATTATTTATGGATCGGCACCATTGCCGGGCTAAACCGCTTTGACGGAGCCCGTTTTAAAACCTTTACCAAAAAGGACGGCATCCTTTCCAATGTGATTATGGCGTTGTATAGTGCTTCCAACGGTGATGTATGGATCAGTACCACCAAAGGTTTATCTCGGTACGACGGATACCGGTTCGGGAACCTTAAAATGCCGGTGCCAAAAACGAGCCATGATTTCAGCGTCATTACAGAAGATGCCAGCGGGAATATTTATGCATATGATTTTTGGAACGGTCTGTTTGTCGTAAAAGGTAACACCATCACAAAAGTACCGTTGCCCCCGGGCGCAAAAAGCCCTACCTGCTCATACCGTGATCAGAAAAAAAAACTTTGGGTATATTTTTACCAGCAGGGTTTCTATGAACTGTTAAACGGAACCTGGACAAAAAAGATCGAACTACCCGGTTTAATGCCCCGGGAGTTTGTACGGTCAATGACGGAAAGCAACGGAATTTACTATGCCATTACCAATAAAGGCACGTTGTTAAAGATACAAGGCGAACATATCATACAGCGCAAACAATACAATGGTTCTTTCAAATCCATCAACATAGACGAAGAACATAACCTTTGGATTGCGGCAGCACATGGCGCTTTACTGATCGATAGCGGTACGTTGTTAGTAAAGGAGGTGCTGAATGCCCAAAACGGGCTTTCGGATAATATGGTCAATATTATTTTTAAAGACAATAACGGTAATTGCTGGTTTGGCACCGATGGCGATGGCCTGTTTAAATATTCTGGCGGCCCGTTCATAAGATATGACAAAAACAACGGTCTTATTGGCAATGTAGTAATGGGCTTTGCAAAAGATAAAAACGGGCAGCTGTTTACCGGTACCCGGGAGGGGGCCCTGCTAAAATACAATGCCGCGAAAAAAACCTTCCAGCCGATCGATCCGCTACAGAAAGCGATCCGCGGTGTGAACTGCCTGGGGTCGGATCCCGGGGGAAATATTTATGTAGGCACCATGGAAAACCGGCTGTTAAAGATCAGTAACGGTCGTGTTTCCGAAATCCTGCTGGAAAAGGATTACCGGCCCGGCATTTTTACGATTAAGTCCTATGGCAATAAGGTATGTGTACATACGACTATGGGTAGCTACTGGGTGGAGGGGACCCGGGTGCAAAAAATCGTTGGAGCTATCGGAGCGGTAAATTCCATTGCGCTCGGCAACAATGAAATATTAGCGGGCGGCAGCAAAGGTTGCTTTATTTTTGCTTCTACGGGTGCAGCAAGGCCTTTGCGTATTCCGGAATTAGAAGATGTAAATATTGCCTGCTTTGAGCAGGTAGGTAACTATATTGTTATCGGAAGTTTTGACGAAGGCCTTTTCTTTTGGGACCAGGCTCATAACAGGGTGCGCGTCTTCAACCGGGAGAGCGGCCTTGCAGATAATAATGTTTTTGCGATCATGAAAGATTCCGGGGGGAATTTATGGGTGGGCACCAGTTCGGGGGTGCAGCAACTGCAACTGGATACTGCAACAGGTCATATCCGCATACGGTTGTTTAACATCGCCGATGGCTATGAGCCTTCAGAAACCAACCTCAACGCAATGATTGAGGGCGATGATCATTCTATATGGATCGGCACCACAAAAGGTGTGTATATCTATAACCCTGTTGCCGACCGGAAAAGAACGGTTGGCATACCCGTTACTGTAATCGAATCGGTGGATTACCCGGGATGCAGCAATACTAAAAAAGAGGACCTTTCGGTATGGGAACATTTACCAAAGTACCCTAAAATAGCTTTTGCCAACAACAGCATCTCGTTTAATTTTAAAGGCATTTATCTGCGGGATCCGGCTTCGCTTCTGTATACCTATAAACTGGAAGGTTATGATACTGCGTTTTCGCGGCCGCAGCGCGAAACCTCCCTGAATTACATGGGCCTTCCGCCGGGGCGATATGTTTTTAAGGTACGTGCCGTAACTCATGAAGGTGTTGTCTCCGCTAATACTGTTGCGTATCCATTTACGATCATTACTCCCTATTACAAAACCACCTGGTTCATGGGCCTGCTGGTATTGAGCCTGGTTGGCATCGGCTGGGCAACACAACTCATTTATACCAATCAGCAACGGAAGCGCCGCAAAGAAATCCGTAAAATCCAGGAGCAGGAGCAACAAAAGATACGGGAACAAACGGCGGCCGATTTCCATGACGAACTGGGGAATAAATTAACCAGGATATCCATACTTGCTGATGTACTGCAGCATAAAACCGATCCGGCAGACGAAGAAAAAAACAAGATCATCCGGCAGATAAAATCGAATGCCCTCGGGCTTTACACCGGCACCAGGGAAATCATCTGGTCGCTCTCCAAAGAAAGTAATAACCTCAACGAAGTACTTCTGACCATCCGGCAGACAGGCATGGAACTTTTTAGCGACACTGCCGTTCAGTTTGTGTTTACCGGCCTTCCGGATACCGATGCCGCCATAAAAATCCCCCCGGGTTATAACCGTCATATTATAATGATATTTAAAGAGCTGCTGAGTAACAGTATGCGACATGCCGGGGCCACCCGGGTCATGATCGTATGCCGGAAGCTGGATCCGGACAAAATCGGCATTTACTTTACAGATAACGGCATCGGGTTTAATAAAGATCAGACCAGGGGACACGGGTTAAACAATATTCAGCAAAGAGCTGAAAAGATCGGGGGCCACATGCAGCTCCGGTCTGCCAGGCACGAAGGAACCAGCTGCAGTTTAATTTTTAGTTTAAAACAATAA
- a CDS encoding SDR family oxidoreductase, which yields MLQHKKALITGGNSGIGYATAKELIALGATVMITGRRKTAVEQASVETGALPFVADQANLDDTDRLYQAVEQQLGKLDILFINAGITGMRAPIESVTEASFDQVMNINFKGAYFTLSRFIPLLNDGASVVILSSIVAAMHQPLSSVYQASKAALNSIARTAAAELAPRKIRVNMISPGPTRTEVLSKSGEDPQTVQTMFNQLAATIPLKRTGTPEEVAKLVAYLCGTPAAFITGSEFIIDGGMTL from the coding sequence ATGTTACAGCACAAAAAAGCACTCATAACAGGAGGCAACAGTGGCATCGGGTATGCCACAGCAAAAGAATTGATTGCCCTGGGAGCAACCGTGATGATTACCGGGCGGCGCAAAACGGCTGTTGAACAGGCATCCGTCGAAACAGGCGCCCTTCCGTTCGTGGCCGATCAGGCAAACTTAGATGATACGGACCGGCTGTACCAGGCGGTGGAACAACAACTTGGTAAACTGGATATTCTGTTCATCAATGCAGGCATCACCGGAATGCGTGCGCCGATCGAATCGGTAACAGAAGCCAGCTTTGACCAGGTAATGAATATTAATTTCAAAGGTGCCTATTTCACACTGAGCCGGTTTATTCCTTTGCTGAACGACGGGGCCTCCGTAGTGATCCTGTCTTCAATTGTAGCCGCCATGCACCAACCGCTGAGCTCGGTATACCAGGCCAGCAAAGCGGCGCTGAACTCCATTGCCCGAACTGCGGCCGCGGAGCTGGCACCCCGGAAGATCCGGGTGAATATGATCAGTCCCGGACCCACCAGAACCGAGGTCCTGAGTAAATCCGGCGAAGATCCGCAAACGGTACAAACCATGTTTAACCAGCTGGCAGCTACCATTCCATTGAAACGAACCGGTACTCCTGAAGAAGTGGCAAAGCTTGTTGCCTATCTATGTGGCACACCGGCCGCGTTTATCACCGGATCAGAATTTATTATAGATGGTGGTATGACCCTGTAG
- a CDS encoding YceI family protein, translated as MTQTKWLSDSTHSELGFKIRHLMISNVTGSFRDFQAEVAAPDDDFSKAQVKLTARMDSVSTNNEQRDAHLRNADFFEAEKYPELEFVSTGITRKDSDTFDLEGNLTLKGITHPVQLKVEYNGTTKDPWGNERAGFFVTGKIERSLWGINFNSVLETGGIALGEEVKIQSELELVKQAVGTPA; from the coding sequence ATGACACAAACAAAATGGTTATCAGACAGTACACACAGTGAATTAGGTTTTAAAATCCGGCATTTAATGATCAGCAACGTAACCGGTTCTTTCCGGGATTTTCAGGCAGAAGTAGCTGCACCTGACGACGATTTTAGCAAGGCTCAGGTAAAACTTACTGCCCGTATGGATTCCGTATCGACGAATAATGAGCAGCGGGATGCGCATCTTCGTAATGCAGATTTTTTTGAAGCGGAAAAATACCCCGAGCTGGAGTTTGTATCCACCGGCATTACACGTAAAGACTCCGATACCTTTGATTTGGAGGGCAATCTCACCTTAAAAGGTATTACCCACCCCGTACAGCTAAAGGTAGAATACAATGGTACAACAAAAGATCCCTGGGGCAATGAGCGGGCGGGTTTTTTCGTAACAGGGAAAATTGAACGCAGCCTGTGGGGTATTAATTTCAACTCTGTACTGGAAACCGGTGGTATTGCATTGGGTGAAGAAGTGAAGATTCAGAGTGAACTGGAACTGGTAAAACAGGCGGTGGGCACTCCTGCATAA
- a CDS encoding GNAT family N-acetyltransferase, with protein sequence MIREACINDIPQIQRVRNAVKENTLSDPGLVTDMDCEEFITQRGKGWVYEMSGRVVGFSIADLREYNIWALFVLPEFEKKGVGKQLHDVMLDWYFMQTAQTVWLGTAPGTRAEAFYRKAGWEECGTHGKGEIRFEMTIAKWSLVKRR encoded by the coding sequence ATGATCAGGGAAGCCTGCATAAACGATATACCACAAATACAGCGGGTTCGGAATGCCGTGAAAGAAAATACACTTTCCGATCCGGGTCTTGTAACGGATATGGATTGCGAGGAATTTATTACACAAAGAGGAAAGGGATGGGTTTATGAAATGAGTGGCCGGGTGGTTGGGTTTTCCATTGCAGACCTGAGGGAGTATAATATATGGGCCTTATTTGTGCTCCCAGAATTTGAAAAAAAGGGTGTTGGAAAACAATTGCACGATGTAATGCTGGATTGGTATTTTATGCAAACGGCTCAAACTGTTTGGCTGGGTACCGCGCCGGGTACCAGAGCGGAAGCCTTTTACCGCAAGGCTGGTTGGGAGGAATGCGGTACGCACGGAAAGGGAGAAATCCGGTTTGAAATGACCATTGCAAAATGGAGCCTTGTAAAAAGGCGGTAG
- a CDS encoding pirin family protein — MERRLIRIESPDARPGFLGAGHMARQLVGTNFTASDPFIMLMDDVLDKKDFQPAGGPHPHAGFETVSLLLEGEIGDETYKMQPGDFQLMTAGSGVVHTETIDRPMRLRLLQLWMNLPGKNRNALPRVQDLPLAHVPVLDKNGVRIRLYSGSLNGLTAPVRHYVPLIVADIALEAGTTALLDLPASYNTFVYMLKGAITAGADAALLRKEQVGWLDLFEKDGPSTLKVTAKGEDARLVLYAGAPLHEKIVAHGPFIADSADAIPELYHRYRAGRMPHIATVPAEQRILL; from the coding sequence ATGGAAAGAAGGCTCATAAGGATTGAAAGTCCGGACGCCCGTCCGGGTTTCCTGGGTGCCGGGCATATGGCCCGGCAACTGGTTGGGACCAATTTTACCGCCTCCGATCCCTTTATCATGCTGATGGATGATGTACTGGATAAGAAAGATTTTCAACCTGCGGGCGGCCCGCATCCGCATGCCGGCTTTGAAACGGTATCGCTGCTCCTGGAGGGTGAAATTGGTGATGAAACCTATAAAATGCAGCCCGGTGATTTTCAGCTGATGACGGCCGGCAGTGGTGTGGTGCATACTGAAACCATCGACCGGCCCATGCGGTTAAGGCTGCTGCAGCTCTGGATGAATCTTCCCGGCAAAAACAGGAATGCCCTACCCAGGGTTCAAGACCTGCCGCTGGCACACGTACCGGTACTGGATAAAAATGGCGTACGGATCAGATTGTACAGCGGTTCGCTGAACGGACTGACCGCACCGGTACGCCATTATGTACCACTGATCGTTGCCGATATTGCGCTGGAAGCAGGTACAACAGCCCTGCTGGATCTTCCTGCTTCATACAACACATTTGTATATATGCTGAAGGGCGCTATTACCGCCGGTGCAGATGCAGCACTCCTTCGCAAGGAGCAGGTAGGATGGCTGGACCTGTTTGAAAAGGACGGACCAAGTACGTTAAAAGTTACCGCCAAGGGAGAGGATGCGCGACTGGTGCTTTATGCGGGTGCGCCGTTACATGAAAAGATTGTGGCGCACGGTCCCTTTATTGCCGACAGTGCGGATGCGATCCCGGAGCTGTACCACCGGTACCGCGCCGGCCGGATGCCGCATATTGCAACAGTTCCGGCGGAACAGCGGATACTGCTGTAA
- a CDS encoding winged helix-turn-helix transcriptional regulator, with product MAKSNRCDVLLSAEACKANLMAVGDALYAIGGKWKLRIIVALKTGSKRFNELQRSIEGISAKALAAELKDLELNGFVHRRVFTGTPVIVSYALTEYAGTLGDVLDALSAWGMMHRETIKKGMRKK from the coding sequence ATGGCGAAATCAAATCGTTGCGATGTTCTCCTGTCTGCAGAAGCATGCAAGGCCAACTTAATGGCTGTAGGAGATGCGCTGTATGCCATCGGTGGCAAATGGAAACTCCGGATTATTGTAGCTTTAAAAACCGGCAGCAAGCGTTTTAATGAACTGCAGCGGTCTATTGAAGGCATTTCTGCCAAAGCGCTTGCAGCGGAACTGAAAGACCTCGAATTGAACGGGTTTGTGCATCGCCGGGTATTTACCGGCACGCCCGTAATTGTTAGTTATGCGCTGACTGAATACGCCGGCACACTGGGCGATGTACTGGATGCGCTTTCAGCCTGGGGCATGATGCACCGGGAGACCATTAAGAAAGGTATGCGCAAAAAATAA
- a CDS encoding winged helix-turn-helix transcriptional regulator → MRNQAEELRALQDTLYFIGGKWRIPVINALCNGHRRFREIERSIPGITTRMLSKELKEMEMNNLVKRTVYADTPVLVEYEPTTYCRTFGSIIQEMIRWGRQHRKTILQQQ, encoded by the coding sequence ATGCGTAACCAGGCAGAAGAATTAAGAGCATTACAGGACACACTTTATTTTATCGGAGGAAAGTGGCGGATACCGGTAATCAATGCGCTTTGCAATGGCCACCGGCGTTTCCGGGAAATTGAACGCAGTATCCCCGGCATCACCACCCGGATGCTGTCAAAGGAGCTCAAGGAAATGGAAATGAATAACCTGGTGAAAAGAACCGTTTATGCCGATACCCCGGTGCTGGTGGAATATGAACCTACCACCTACTGCCGTACTTTCGGATCGATTATACAGGAAATGATTCGCTGGGGACGACAGCACCGGAAAACCATCCTGCAACAGCAGTAA
- a CDS encoding response regulator, whose product MSIGNPFTSDTPAVINICIIEDDEVIRKGYVSLLQSDEEFFTSGEYASAEEALKHLEEEQPDVILLDIQLPGIKGVDALPAIKKILPHVQVIMLTVHETEDLIFTALKNGASGYLTKNTPFNKIKDHIREVMKGGGVMSAGIAMQVMRHFQKNINSPLTKRETEILECISDGKSRSKIAAQLFIDLETVKSHIKNIYHKLDVNSRDEAIKVARKDRYI is encoded by the coding sequence ATGAGCATCGGCAACCCATTTACATCAGATACTCCCGCAGTTATTAATATATGTATCATCGAAGATGACGAGGTCATTCGCAAGGGATATGTGAGCCTCTTGCAGTCGGACGAAGAATTTTTTACATCCGGGGAATATGCATCTGCTGAAGAAGCGTTGAAGCACCTGGAGGAAGAGCAGCCGGATGTAATCCTTTTAGATATCCAACTACCGGGTATCAAAGGAGTGGATGCGCTTCCTGCTATAAAAAAAATCCTTCCCCATGTACAGGTCATTATGCTTACGGTTCATGAAACCGAGGACCTTATTTTTACAGCATTAAAAAACGGTGCGTCGGGCTATCTGACAAAAAATACACCCTTCAATAAAATAAAAGACCATATCAGGGAAGTAATGAAGGGTGGGGGTGTTATGAGCGCCGGTATCGCCATGCAGGTGATGCGCCATTTTCAAAAAAACATAAACTCCCCGTTAACAAAAAGGGAAACAGAAATCCTGGAGTGTATTTCCGATGGAAAGAGCCGCTCGAAGATTGCGGCACAGTTATTCATTGATCTTGAAACGGTAAAATCGCATATCAAAAATATTTATCACAAGCTGGATGTCAACTCCCGCGATGAAGCCATTAAGGTTGCCCGGAAAGACCGGTATATTTAA
- a CDS encoding Y-family DNA polymerase: MHRYLSIWFPALLADRALRLRPELKDTPFIIAIPQRGRLMVKAASLPAIKKGIVQGMVVADAKALLPELKLFHYKPGAEEKLLTRLAEWCLRFTPVVAVDLPDGILLDISGCPHLWGGEQSYLDNILRKLKASGFQTGSGIADTVGGAWAIARFESAHSIVAPGQQDAALRSLPPAALRLELPVLERLQKLGFSHIGSFINLPATVLRRRFGPELLTRIGQALGHLPEVPEPLQPAAVFREQLHCTEPVHTRVAIDIALETLLQRLCDRLQRAGRGLRSAVFKIDLVDGGVQQIFIGTNRPVRNAVHLLKLFEPKITMIAPGMGIEVFTLEAPAVEALSGRQEAIWSTLGGGDTGTELAGLLDRIAGRMGDTAIKRYLPAEHYWPERSVTPGGLFEKAETSWRSDRPRPVYLLPRPEPVTVAAPVPDYPPMLFRYRGKVHNIAKADGPERIEQEWWLEQNQVRDYYVVEDAEGARYWLFRSGHYGAEKPQWFLHGFFA, translated from the coding sequence ATGCACCGGTATTTATCAATATGGTTTCCGGCCCTTCTTGCCGACAGGGCATTGCGTCTCCGGCCGGAACTGAAGGATACACCTTTTATTATTGCTATACCACAACGGGGCCGGCTGATGGTAAAAGCAGCCAGTCTGCCGGCAATAAAAAAAGGGATCGTACAGGGAATGGTGGTGGCCGATGCAAAGGCCCTGCTTCCGGAGTTGAAGTTGTTTCATTACAAGCCCGGAGCAGAAGAAAAGTTACTGACCCGGTTGGCAGAATGGTGTCTTCGGTTTACACCGGTGGTTGCAGTGGATCTCCCGGATGGCATATTGCTGGATATCAGCGGTTGCCCGCATCTTTGGGGCGGAGAGCAGTCTTACCTGGATAACATTCTCCGTAAATTAAAAGCCTCGGGATTCCAGACGGGAAGTGGCATTGCGGATACGGTGGGTGGTGCCTGGGCCATTGCCCGTTTTGAATCAGCGCATTCCATTGTAGCTCCGGGACAACAGGACGCAGCGCTGAGATCTTTACCGCCTGCTGCTTTACGTCTGGAATTGCCTGTATTGGAACGGCTGCAGAAGCTGGGGTTTTCCCATATCGGAAGTTTTATTAATCTGCCTGCAACGGTACTGCGTAGGCGCTTCGGACCGGAGTTGCTAACCCGTATCGGGCAGGCGTTGGGGCATTTACCGGAAGTGCCGGAACCCTTGCAGCCGGCGGCCGTTTTCCGGGAGCAGCTGCATTGCACAGAGCCGGTACATACACGGGTTGCCATTGATATAGCCCTGGAAACATTGCTGCAGCGGCTTTGTGATCGTCTTCAGAGAGCCGGTCGCGGATTGCGTTCTGCTGTTTTTAAGATTGATCTGGTGGATGGCGGGGTGCAACAAATTTTTATTGGAACCAACCGGCCGGTACGCAATGCTGTTCATCTGCTGAAGTTGTTTGAACCGAAGATCACGATGATCGCTCCGGGTATGGGCATAGAGGTATTTACGCTGGAAGCCCCGGCAGTGGAAGCGCTTTCGGGGCGGCAGGAAGCTATCTGGAGCACGTTGGGAGGGGGCGATACCGGTACGGAACTGGCGGGCTTGCTGGACCGGATTGCCGGCCGGATGGGAGATACCGCTATAAAACGCTACCTGCCGGCCGAGCATTACTGGCCCGAACGTTCCGTTACGCCGGGCGGGTTGTTTGAGAAAGCCGAAACTTCCTGGCGTAGCGACCGGCCGCGGCCCGTTTACCTGCTGCCCAGGCCGGAACCGGTAACTGTGGCGGCTCCGGTACCGGATTATCCACCCATGCTTTTCCGGTATCGCGGAAAGGTTCATAACATAGCAAAAGCCGACGGCCCGGAACGCATTGAACAGGAGTGGTGGCTGGAACAGAACCAGGTACGCGATTATTATGTGGTAGAAGATGCAGAAGGCGCGCGATACTGGCTGTTCCGGTCGGGCCATTACGGCGCAGAAAAGCCACAATGGTTTCTGCACGGATTTTTTGCATAA
- a CDS encoding ImuA family protein yields MYLSSGCQQPVYMAQALFHTHIFQQLQEELLLLQGLRAPLDAELQDTGLGIINQSFPHHAFPVGAVHELMSSCPEDAAATTGFIAGILGTLMRSRSCLWVSRHRNIFPPALSIFGITPDQVLFVEAPDPKMALWAIEEGLKCETLAAVVGEVQELGFTASRRLQLAVEKSRVTGFIHHRTGRVAGNLACVSRWRIKPVASAPPEGLPGVGFPCWNVELCKIRNGRPGTWKVQWTPQGFYVLPEKKIRQEVIIKKAG; encoded by the coding sequence TTGTACCTTAGCAGTGGCTGCCAGCAGCCCGTTTATATGGCACAGGCGCTGTTTCATACCCACATTTTTCAGCAGCTGCAGGAAGAACTGCTGTTACTCCAGGGCCTGCGGGCGCCACTGGATGCGGAGTTGCAGGATACAGGGCTGGGTATTATTAACCAGTCGTTTCCACATCACGCATTCCCCGTAGGAGCTGTACATGAATTGATGAGCAGCTGTCCGGAAGATGCGGCTGCTACCACTGGTTTTATCGCCGGCATACTGGGTACACTTATGCGCAGCCGTTCCTGCCTTTGGGTGAGCAGGCACCGGAACATTTTTCCTCCCGCCTTAAGCATTTTTGGCATTACGCCAGACCAGGTCCTTTTTGTGGAAGCTCCGGATCCTAAGATGGCGCTCTGGGCTATTGAAGAAGGGCTTAAATGCGAAACCCTTGCTGCAGTAGTAGGAGAAGTGCAGGAGCTGGGTTTTACGGCATCCCGCCGGTTGCAGCTGGCAGTGGAAAAAAGTCGGGTAACCGGGTTTATTCACCACCGCACCGGCCGGGTTGCAGGAAACCTGGCATGTGTTTCCCGCTGGCGGATCAAACCTGTGGCCAGCGCTCCTCCGGAGGGCCTGCCGGGTGTAGGCTTTCCATGCTGGAACGTGGAACTGTGCAAAATCCGCAATGGCCGCCCGGGTACATGGAAGGTGCAATGGACCCCACAGGGTTTTTACGTGCTGCCGGAAAAAAAGATCCGGCAGGAAGTGATTATAAAAAAAGCAGGATAA
- a CDS encoding serine hydrolase domain-containing protein — MKTTNARRAWKFMLYAALGLAISAGMISCHKTDLPIKMPGMVFKTELFKKNLQEQLAGARGYQFLVMQHGKVAEKAAYGLGSTPAAGDMQANVDAYVNIASITKTLTAITTIKLLEKRHLGIHTKIGMWLPKSWAQHEDIKNLTFKDLLTHSSGIRGSNTSWDTLKKVVSSPITAPQKPASYSNINFALFRAMLPKINNPVAFGNQELALSEQDFDSWMSKEYIALVQEYVFDKAGLGIRNCKPVEGNTLQMLNEAPARLEGLSHVDWTEFCGGGGFVLTTTDLARIITFLAHTEALLSKQQKQMMDSERLGWNGVFAVTGGIAYGHGGALYADRNGVDGPQNGDLGLQTLIIKMPAGVELALSVNSVGDGWRNMYTIAKDAYNASWVEE, encoded by the coding sequence ATGAAAACAACAAACGCAAGAAGAGCATGGAAGTTCATGCTTTATGCAGCCCTCGGTCTGGCCATCAGCGCCGGTATGATTTCTTGTCACAAAACAGATCTGCCCATTAAAATGCCCGGCATGGTTTTTAAAACCGAGCTTTTTAAAAAGAACCTGCAGGAACAACTGGCCGGCGCCCGGGGCTACCAGTTTCTCGTAATGCAACACGGGAAGGTAGCCGAAAAAGCAGCGTACGGCCTCGGAAGCACGCCCGCTGCCGGCGATATGCAGGCCAACGTGGATGCCTATGTGAATATTGCAAGCATTACCAAAACACTTACGGCAATTACCACCATCAAACTTCTTGAAAAACGGCATCTGGGCATTCACACAAAAATAGGGATGTGGCTTCCTAAATCCTGGGCCCAGCATGAAGACATCAAAAACCTCACGTTTAAAGACCTGCTTACGCATAGCTCGGGCATACGCGGAAGCAATACCAGTTGGGACACGCTTAAAAAGGTTGTAAGCAGCCCGATAACCGCACCGCAAAAACCGGCTAGCTATTCCAATATTAACTTTGCCCTTTTCCGTGCAATGCTGCCCAAGATCAATAACCCCGTAGCATTCGGAAACCAGGAACTGGCGCTTTCCGAGCAAGACTTCGACTCCTGGATGAGCAAAGAATACATTGCCCTGGTGCAGGAATACGTTTTTGACAAAGCAGGCCTCGGCATCCGTAATTGCAAACCCGTTGAAGGCAATACCCTCCAGATGCTGAATGAAGCACCCGCGCGGCTGGAAGGCCTTTCACACGTTGACTGGACGGAGTTTTGCGGCGGTGGCGGATTTGTATTGACCACAACCGACCTGGCACGTATCATTACCTTCCTGGCGCATACGGAAGCACTGCTTTCAAAGCAGCAAAAGCAGATGATGGACAGCGAACGCCTGGGATGGAATGGGGTGTTTGCCGTAACCGGCGGTATAGCCTATGGACACGGAGGCGCTCTGTATGCAGACCGGAATGGCGTGGATGGCCCCCAGAACGGCGACCTTGGTTTACAAACCCTTATTATCAAAATGCCGGCAGGTGTGGAACTGGCGCTAAGCGTTAATTCGGTTGGTGACGGCTGGCGCAATATGTATACCATCGCAAAAGACGCCTATAATGCCTCCTGGGTTGAAGAATAA